In Desulfobulbus oralis, one DNA window encodes the following:
- a CDS encoding shikimate dehydrogenase, translating to MTISGTTRLFGVLGSPVGHSLSPAMHNAAFQSRNIDAVYIPLAATELAAAFAGIKALSFSGVSVTVPHKVAILPLLDSIDPVAQKIGAVNTLVFRQRADGRVHCTGVNTDWLGANQALEQVIPLKGASVLLLGAGGAARAVGFGLKEAGAQLLVHNRGEERGRALAAQLECGCLTAGELRGRRADILVNATSVGMTPHADGIPIEPDLLSNFQVVMDIVYAPLRTRLLREAASRGCTVVSGSSMLLYQAMAQWRLWMDAEPPLEAMRAALMAGLEQQGG from the coding sequence ATGACCATAAGCGGAACGACCCGCCTGTTCGGCGTCTTGGGCAGCCCGGTGGGGCACTCGCTCAGCCCGGCCATGCACAATGCGGCCTTTCAGTCGCGGAACATCGATGCGGTCTATATTCCTCTGGCCGCCACCGAACTGGCCGCGGCCTTTGCGGGCATCAAGGCCCTGTCCTTCAGCGGCGTGTCGGTGACCGTGCCGCACAAGGTGGCCATTCTGCCGCTTCTGGACAGCATCGACCCGGTGGCGCAGAAGATCGGCGCGGTCAACACGCTCGTCTTCAGGCAGCGGGCCGATGGCCGGGTGCACTGCACGGGCGTCAACACCGACTGGCTGGGCGCCAACCAGGCCCTGGAGCAGGTCATCCCCCTGAAGGGGGCCTCGGTGCTGCTTCTGGGCGCGGGCGGCGCGGCCCGGGCCGTGGGCTTTGGCCTGAAAGAGGCAGGCGCGCAGTTGCTTGTGCACAATCGCGGCGAGGAGCGCGGTCGGGCCCTGGCAGCCCAGCTCGAATGCGGCTGTCTCACGGCCGGAGAACTGCGCGGCCGGCGGGCCGACATTCTGGTGAACGCCACCTCGGTCGGCATGACGCCCCATGCGGACGGGATCCCGATTGAGCCTGATCTGCTTTCGAACTTCCAGGTGGTTATGGACATCGTCTATGCACCGCTCAGGACCAGGCTCCTGCGCGAAGCCGCAAGCCGGGGCTGCACGGTGGTGTCCGGCAGCAGCATGCTTTTGTATCAGGCCATGGCCCAGTGGCGCCTGTGGATGGACGCCGAGCCGCCGCTTGAGGCCATGCGCGCGGCCCTCATGGCCGGCCTCGAACAGCAGGGTGGCTGA
- the aroA gene encoding 3-phosphoshikimate 1-carboxyvinyltransferase, giving the protein MRSIQPVSNIDVGLAVPGSKSITQRALVAAALAGGESLLLGVLDSEDTNYLRSALRALGVRIDCSDPEAWRVQGCGGRLRAPDAPIYLGNNGTATRLLTSVAALAGGPVRITGDARMAERPIAPLMEALRGWGVAIASERGNGCPPLTIHGQGIQGGSTTLATGKSSQYLSSLLLVAPYAQETAEIAVAGRLYSRPYVDMTLAVMQAFGVQAGPVPGQSRFVVPRGGYRARQYQIEGDASSASYFLAAAAICGGRVRVMNLPSPSLQGDAGFVELLARMGCRVEQDRGGMQVTGASCLHGIEADMGDMPDVAPTLAVVAAFAEGMTSITNVSHLRVKECDRLSAMTHELRRLGVAVEEREDAMHIQGRGGLGLHGGRIQTYRDHRIAMSMALAGLRIPGVAIEGEDCVAKSFPDFWERFRMLEGQG; this is encoded by the coding sequence ATGCGCAGCATTCAGCCTGTCTCCAATATAGATGTGGGCCTTGCGGTGCCCGGGTCCAAGAGCATCACCCAGCGGGCCCTGGTCGCCGCGGCCCTGGCAGGCGGCGAATCCCTGCTCCTGGGCGTTCTGGACAGCGAAGACACAAACTATCTGCGCAGCGCCCTGCGGGCCTTGGGCGTGCGCATTGACTGCAGTGACCCGGAGGCCTGGCGGGTGCAGGGCTGCGGCGGCCGCCTGCGCGCTCCGGATGCCCCGATTTACCTGGGCAACAACGGCACAGCCACCAGGCTCTTGACCTCGGTGGCTGCCCTGGCGGGCGGCCCGGTGCGCATCACCGGCGATGCCCGCATGGCCGAGCGACCCATTGCGCCGCTCATGGAGGCGCTGCGGGGCTGGGGCGTGGCGATTGCCAGCGAGCGCGGCAACGGCTGCCCGCCGCTCACCATTCACGGCCAGGGCATCCAAGGCGGCAGCACCACGCTGGCAACCGGCAAGTCCAGCCAGTATCTGTCCTCACTGCTGCTGGTCGCCCCCTATGCGCAGGAGACGGCGGAGATCGCCGTGGCCGGCAGGCTCTATTCCCGGCCCTACGTGGACATGACGCTCGCGGTGATGCAGGCCTTTGGCGTGCAGGCAGGGCCTGTTCCGGGACAGAGCCGATTCGTGGTGCCCCGGGGCGGCTACCGTGCCCGGCAGTACCAGATCGAGGGCGATGCCTCCAGCGCCTCGTACTTCCTGGCCGCGGCGGCCATCTGCGGCGGTCGGGTGCGGGTGATGAACCTGCCTTCGCCCTCCCTGCAGGGCGACGCCGGATTCGTGGAGCTGCTGGCGCGCATGGGCTGCCGGGTGGAGCAGGACAGGGGCGGCATGCAGGTGACAGGCGCTTCCTGCCTGCACGGCATCGAGGCCGACATGGGCGACATGCCCGATGTCGCGCCCACGCTGGCCGTGGTGGCGGCCTTTGCCGAAGGCATGACCAGCATCACGAACGTCTCCCACCTCAGGGTCAAGGAGTGCGACCGGCTGAGCGCCATGACCCATGAACTGCGCCGCCTGGGCGTGGCTGTGGAGGAGCGGGAGGACGCCATGCACATTCAGGGCAGGGGCGGCCTGGGCCTGCACGGCGGCCGTATCCAGACCTACAGGGACCACCGCATCGCCATGAGCATGGCGCTGGCCGGCCTGCGCATTCCGGGGGTGGCGATAGAGGGCGAAGACTGTGTGGCCAAGTCCTTCCCGGATTTCTGGGAGCGCTTCCGTATGCTGGAAGGGCAGGGATAG
- a CDS encoding type I 3-dehydroquinate dehydratase, which produces MSDNRRGLLCLSLAGPDAAALIRRAEALIDLADLVELRLDSMQDPDIRPFCRRFATPVLATNRPTWEGGAFAGPEDERLALLTQAMSAGAAYVDIELRTEASRRDAFLAAARAAGKWALVSWHDFRATPDTAALTRIFARMRATAARSGKIVTTAENAADAARLLGLLAHSSPEFPLSAFAMGAPGGITRLSSLFLGGHIGYASADAALATAPGQMELRRLRDLCDLFEAKS; this is translated from the coding sequence ATGTCTGACAACAGGCGCGGCCTGCTTTGTCTGTCTCTGGCCGGCCCGGACGCGGCTGCCCTGATTCGTCGGGCCGAAGCGCTCATCGATTTGGCCGATCTGGTGGAACTTCGGCTGGACAGTATGCAAGACCCGGACATCAGGCCCTTTTGCCGGCGCTTTGCCACGCCGGTTTTGGCGACTAACCGGCCCACCTGGGAAGGTGGCGCCTTTGCCGGCCCGGAAGATGAACGGCTGGCGCTGCTGACCCAGGCCATGAGCGCGGGTGCAGCCTATGTGGACATCGAACTCCGCACCGAGGCCAGCCGCCGGGATGCCTTTCTGGCTGCAGCCAGGGCCGCGGGCAAATGGGCCCTGGTTTCGTGGCATGACTTCAGGGCAACGCCGGATACGGCCGCGCTGACCCGGATTTTTGCCAGGATGCGCGCCACAGCGGCCCGAAGCGGCAAAATCGTGACCACCGCCGAAAATGCCGCCGACGCGGCCCGCCTTCTGGGCCTGCTTGCTCACAGTAGTCCCGAATTCCCCCTGAGCGCCTTTGCCATGGGCGCGCCCGGCGGCATTACCCGCCTGAGCTCGCTTTTTCTGGGCGGCCATATCGGCTATGCATCCGCAGACGCTGCCCTGGCCACTGCGCCGGGGCAGATGGAGCTCCGGCGTCTGCGGGACCTTTGCGATCTTTTCGAGGCAAAATCATGA
- a CDS encoding dihydroorotate dehydrogenase: MSAQNSPDLRVHIGALTLDNPVMTASGTFGYGAEFAGLLDLSRLGALVTKGISLEPRAGNPPPRIAECASGMLNAIGLENVGVERFLAEKMPFLRRFGAKTIVNILGNSEEEYAALAARLAGVEGVLALEVNISCPNVRQGGIAFGVDPKMAAAVVRAVKRHALQPVIVKLSPNVTDICLMARAVADAGADAVSLINTLIGMAIDIRTRRPELANRTGGLSGPAIKPVALRMVWQVAQVLQIPVIGVGGIATAEDALEFLLAGATAVQVGTATFTNPGASVAIVEGIAAWLAAQHEPSVQAIIGGLRDV; encoded by the coding sequence ATGAGCGCACAAAACAGTCCTGATCTGCGTGTACATATCGGCGCATTGACGCTCGACAACCCGGTGATGACCGCCTCCGGCACCTTTGGCTATGGCGCGGAGTTTGCGGGCCTGCTCGATCTGTCGCGTCTGGGGGCGCTGGTGACCAAGGGCATTTCCCTGGAGCCACGCGCGGGCAATCCGCCGCCGCGCATTGCGGAATGCGCCTCCGGCATGCTGAACGCCATTGGCCTTGAAAACGTGGGGGTCGAGCGTTTCCTGGCCGAAAAGATGCCTTTTCTCCGGCGCTTCGGCGCCAAAACCATTGTCAATATTCTGGGCAACAGCGAGGAGGAATACGCGGCCCTGGCGGCCAGACTCGCCGGGGTGGAGGGGGTGCTCGCCCTGGAAGTGAATATCTCCTGCCCGAACGTGCGCCAGGGCGGCATTGCCTTTGGCGTGGATCCGAAAATGGCTGCCGCTGTGGTGCGGGCCGTGAAGCGGCATGCACTGCAGCCGGTCATTGTCAAACTCTCGCCCAATGTCACGGATATCTGCCTTATGGCCCGGGCCGTGGCGGATGCGGGCGCGGATGCGGTTTCGCTCATCAACACGCTGATCGGCATGGCCATCGATATCCGTACCCGCAGGCCGGAGCTCGCCAACCGCACCGGCGGCCTGTCCGGCCCGGCCATCAAGCCGGTGGCCCTGCGCATGGTCTGGCAGGTGGCCCAGGTGCTGCAGATCCCTGTTATTGGCGTCGGCGGCATTGCCACGGCGGAAGACGCGCTGGAATTTCTTCTGGCCGGGGCCACCGCAGTACAGGTGGGCACGGCAACCTTCACCAACCCCGGGGCCAGCGTGGCCATCGTGGAGGGCATAGCCGCCTGGCTGGCTGCCCAGCACGAGCCCTCGGTTCAGGCCATTATCGGCGGCCTGCGCGATGTCTGA